The following coding sequences lie in one Kribbella sp. NBC_00709 genomic window:
- a CDS encoding endonuclease/exonuclease/phosphatase family protein, with the protein MSGTPRRMLRVLSYNVHRWGDDRTALARVVRACAPDVMLVQEAPTWFGTRRKRRAMAATFGMRYVAASARNAILVADGINLTGIRGRRIWRPFVRRRLNFIATQLPGGAVGGVLVLGSTRLAVVVCHLGLHPRGRIHEMTQVLTLCRSFGTPYVLTGDVNEEPDGPVWKLLAEEGLLDLDAGPTFNSTTPHKRIDAAELTPQLNGRLRHIPAPRADLAAASDHLPLLIELRP; encoded by the coding sequence ATGAGCGGCACGCCCCGCCGGATGCTGCGGGTGCTGTCGTACAACGTGCACCGCTGGGGCGACGACCGTACGGCGCTCGCCCGGGTGGTGCGGGCCTGCGCGCCGGACGTGATGCTGGTGCAGGAGGCGCCGACCTGGTTCGGCACCCGGCGCAAGCGGCGCGCGATGGCGGCAACCTTCGGGATGCGGTACGTCGCGGCCTCGGCCCGGAACGCGATCCTGGTTGCCGACGGCATCAATCTCACCGGCATCCGCGGCCGCCGGATCTGGCGCCCCTTCGTCCGCCGGCGGCTGAACTTCATCGCCACCCAACTCCCCGGCGGCGCGGTCGGCGGCGTCCTGGTCCTCGGCTCGACCCGCCTCGCCGTCGTCGTCTGCCACCTCGGCCTGCACCCCCGCGGCCGCATCCACGAAATGACCCAGGTCCTCACCCTGTGCCGCTCGTTCGGTACGCCGTACGTCCTCACCGGCGACGTCAACGAAGAACCCGACGGCCCGGTCTGGAAACTCCTCGCCGAAGAGGGCCTGCTCGACCTCGACGCCGGCCCGACCTTCAACTCCACGACACCCCACAAACGCATCGACGCCGCCGAACTGACCCCCCAACTCAACGGCCGCCTCCGCCACATCCCCGCCCCCCGAGCCGACCTGGCCGCTGCCTCCGACCACCTCCCGCTGCTGATCGAGCTCAGACCCTGA
- a CDS encoding enoyl-CoA hydratase-related protein, which yields MTELVHLELADGVATITLDSPHNKNALSHQLTGELLERLDAAGADDAVRAIMIQSALDVFCSGADLSEATTVGMGVGAQRMVDVQRAIVANPKPVVARVAGPVRAGGIGIVAAADISVAGESATFALTEVRLGLAAATISLTVIPRLTDRAAAYTFLTGNGFDALEAARFGLLTLTVPDAGLNEAVGTVLTALLKGAPQGLRETKKLLNRDLLANIDANGKDLAELSASLFGSPAAQEAMLAFLNRRKN from the coding sequence ATGACCGAACTCGTGCACCTGGAGCTGGCGGACGGCGTCGCGACCATCACCCTGGATTCGCCGCACAACAAGAACGCGTTGTCGCACCAGCTGACGGGTGAGTTGCTCGAGCGGCTGGACGCGGCCGGCGCGGACGATGCGGTGCGGGCGATCATGATCCAGTCCGCGCTGGACGTGTTCTGTTCGGGAGCCGATCTGTCCGAGGCGACGACCGTCGGGATGGGGGTCGGGGCGCAGCGGATGGTCGACGTACAGCGGGCGATCGTCGCGAACCCGAAGCCGGTGGTCGCGCGGGTGGCCGGTCCGGTGCGGGCCGGCGGGATCGGGATCGTCGCGGCGGCCGACATCAGCGTCGCCGGGGAGAGCGCGACGTTCGCGTTGACCGAAGTACGACTGGGGCTCGCGGCGGCGACGATCTCGCTCACGGTCATCCCTCGGCTGACGGACCGCGCGGCGGCGTACACGTTCCTGACCGGGAACGGCTTCGACGCATTGGAGGCGGCGCGGTTCGGCCTGCTCACGCTGACGGTGCCGGACGCGGGTCTGAACGAGGCCGTCGGCACCGTGCTCACCGCGCTGCTGAAGGGCGCGCCCCAAGGCCTGCGCGAGACCAAGAAGCTCCTCAACCGCGACCTCCTCGCCAACATCGATGCCAACGGCAAGGACCTCGCCGAGCTCTCCGCCTCCCTCTTCGGCTCCCCCGCCGCCCAGGAAGCCATGCTCGCCTTCCTCAACCGCCGCAAGAACTAA
- a CDS encoding ROK family glucokinase, producing the protein MALTQALTIGIDIGGTKVAAGVVDPEANILDRVRRDTPTTDPRETEDAIAEIVHDLESRHDVIAVGIGAAGFVDVTRSSVLFAPHLAWRHEPLRDAVERRLGLPVVVENDANAAAWSEWRFGGGQGESHLVCVTLGTGIGGAILNDGSLQRGKFGIAGEFGHMQVVPGGHRCECGNRGCWEQYASGNALTREARELALSGSPVAHNLLRAAGGDPRKINGPMVTELAKDGDPVAVELLEDVGRWLGIGLANLAAALDPGTFVIGGGVSDAGELLLAPAREAFKRTLTGRGFRPEARIVRAVLGPEAGLVGAADLAREEATWLRRVRVKTTAVTAKTAAARGRSTRLERAARKSAARRTGMRAAAADAELHPADLNGDNEG; encoded by the coding sequence TTGGCTCTGACACAGGCTTTGACGATCGGGATCGACATCGGCGGGACCAAGGTCGCCGCCGGAGTGGTCGACCCGGAGGCCAACATCCTGGACCGGGTACGGCGGGACACGCCGACGACGGATCCGAGGGAGACCGAGGATGCGATCGCAGAGATCGTGCACGACCTGGAGTCGCGGCACGACGTGATCGCCGTCGGTATCGGTGCGGCCGGGTTCGTTGACGTGACCCGGTCCTCGGTGCTGTTCGCGCCGCACCTCGCCTGGCGGCACGAGCCGCTGCGGGACGCGGTCGAGCGACGGCTCGGACTGCCGGTCGTGGTGGAGAACGACGCGAACGCGGCCGCGTGGTCGGAGTGGCGCTTCGGCGGCGGGCAGGGCGAGAGCCACCTGGTCTGCGTGACGCTGGGCACGGGCATCGGCGGCGCGATCCTGAACGACGGCTCCTTGCAGCGCGGGAAGTTCGGCATCGCGGGCGAGTTCGGGCACATGCAGGTCGTCCCGGGCGGTCACCGCTGCGAGTGCGGCAACCGCGGCTGCTGGGAGCAGTACGCGTCCGGCAACGCGCTGACCCGCGAGGCCCGCGAGCTGGCGCTGTCCGGTTCGCCGGTCGCGCACAACCTGCTGCGCGCGGCGGGCGGCGACCCGCGCAAGATCAACGGTCCGATGGTGACCGAGCTGGCCAAGGACGGCGACCCGGTCGCGGTCGAGCTGCTCGAGGACGTCGGTCGCTGGCTCGGCATCGGGCTCGCCAACCTGGCCGCGGCGCTCGATCCCGGCACGTTCGTGATCGGTGGTGGCGTGTCCGACGCGGGCGAGCTGCTGCTGGCGCCGGCCCGGGAGGCCTTCAAACGCACACTGACCGGCCGCGGATTCCGTCCGGAGGCCCGGATCGTACGGGCGGTGCTCGGTCCGGAGGCCGGTCTGGTCGGCGCGGCGGACCTGGCTCGGGAAGAGGCGACCTGGTTGCGTCGGGTCCGGGTCAAGACGACCGCTGTCACCGCGAAGACGGCCGCTGCGCGTGGGCGCTCGACCCGGTTGGAGCGGGCCGCCCGCAAGTCGGCTGCCCGGCGTACCGGTATGCGCGCCGCGGCTGCTGACGCCGAGCTGCACCCGGCCGACCTGAACGGCGACAACGAGGGATGA
- a CDS encoding YybH family protein, giving the protein MTDDFESFLRRFEEANSAFINGDPSLWMPLVSHSEQSSIFGGFGGQEVGWTQIGPRYEWASSQFRDTGAKVEFEYLEKHAGADTAYTVAIERCTVHHINQPEPVPHVLRATMVFRRESGTWKLTHRHADPLNPKAGPSGP; this is encoded by the coding sequence GTGACTGACGACTTCGAATCGTTCCTGCGCCGGTTCGAGGAGGCCAACTCCGCCTTCATCAACGGGGATCCGTCGTTGTGGATGCCGCTGGTGTCGCACAGCGAGCAGTCCTCGATCTTCGGCGGCTTCGGCGGCCAGGAGGTCGGCTGGACGCAGATCGGGCCGCGGTACGAGTGGGCGTCGTCACAGTTCCGCGACACCGGCGCGAAGGTCGAGTTCGAGTACCTCGAGAAGCACGCCGGCGCGGACACGGCGTACACGGTGGCGATCGAGCGCTGCACGGTGCACCACATCAACCAGCCCGAGCCGGTCCCGCACGTACTGCGGGCGACGATGGTCTTCCGCCGCGAATCCGGCACCTGGAAGCTGACCCACCGGCATGCCGACCCCCTCAACCCCAAGGCAGGCCCCTCAGGGCCCTGA
- a CDS encoding ROK family glucokinase: protein MGLTIGIDVGGTKIAAGVVGEDGVIGARTHRDTPADNVDATAAAICDAAAELIAGHEVEAVGIGAAGFVSSDRSTVLFAPNLAWRDEPLGARVAEQLTIPVVVENDANAAAWGEFAFGAAKDVEHMVCITVGTGIGGGVVIAGEMLRGAHGVAAELGHMRVVPGGHRCGCGARGCLEQYASGRALVREGRAQAESGSVAAAQMLSVCGISDPAELTGPMITEAAMAGDPCAVELLEDLGRWLGEGLASLATMFDPTLIVIGGGVSAAKDLLMKSAEVAFEKVLPAKSNRPHPTFSLAELGNDAGLIGAADLARRPAPAPEKAR, encoded by the coding sequence ATGGGACTGACGATCGGCATCGATGTCGGCGGTACGAAGATCGCGGCCGGCGTGGTCGGCGAGGACGGCGTGATCGGGGCCCGCACGCACCGCGACACCCCGGCGGACAACGTCGACGCGACCGCGGCGGCGATCTGCGACGCGGCGGCCGAGCTGATCGCCGGGCACGAGGTGGAGGCGGTCGGTATCGGCGCCGCCGGATTCGTCTCGTCCGACCGGTCGACCGTGCTGTTCGCGCCGAACCTCGCCTGGCGGGACGAGCCGCTCGGAGCGCGGGTCGCGGAGCAGCTGACGATCCCGGTGGTCGTCGAGAACGACGCGAACGCCGCGGCCTGGGGCGAGTTCGCGTTCGGCGCGGCCAAGGACGTCGAGCACATGGTCTGCATCACGGTCGGCACCGGGATCGGTGGCGGCGTGGTGATCGCCGGCGAGATGCTCCGGGGCGCTCATGGTGTCGCGGCCGAGCTCGGCCACATGCGCGTCGTACCGGGCGGGCATCGGTGCGGGTGCGGGGCGCGCGGGTGCCTGGAGCAGTACGCGTCCGGCCGGGCGCTGGTGCGGGAGGGCCGGGCGCAGGCCGAGTCGGGTTCGGTCGCGGCGGCGCAGATGCTGAGCGTGTGCGGGATCTCCGACCCGGCGGAGCTGACCGGGCCGATGATCACCGAGGCGGCGATGGCCGGCGACCCGTGCGCGGTGGAGCTGCTCGAGGACCTGGGCCGGTGGCTCGGGGAGGGGCTGGCCAGCCTCGCGACGATGTTCGACCCGACCCTGATCGTGATCGGTGGCGGCGTGAGCGCGGCGAAGGACCTACTGATGAAGTCCGCCGAGGTCGCCTTCGAGAAGGTACTGCCGGCCAAGTCGAACCGCCCGCACCCCACCTTCAGCCTCGCCGAGCTGGGCAACGACGCAGGCCTGATCGGAGCCGCCGATCTGGCCCGCCGCCCGGCTCCGGCGCCGGAGAAGGCCCGGTGA
- a CDS encoding ArsA family ATPase, which produces MTRVLLYTGKGGVGKTTSAAGTATLAALRGLRTLVLSTDAAHSLSDAFDSEVGPEPTEIDDLLFVQQIDAQRKFEQSWGDIQNYLRSVLHMVGVDPIEAEELTVLPGAAEVLALLEVRDHVRSGRWDVIVVDCAPTAETLRLLGLPEALNWYLDRIFNAERKMMRTFRPFINRGVGLSRGSSIPMPDDTVFDALRRLQSDLADIRTLLAGPDASVRLVLTPEAVVVAEARRSLTRLSLYGYRVDGVVANRVFPAAGADTWRRQWVAAQRGILEEVADSFRPLPIWESPYRVCEPVGVEELAAFAVEMYGGDDPFARATDETSLWVDRHIDTDGRTYTLTMPLPLASASELELARHGDELIITVGSYRRVLPLPAALARGVVAGARLDDGRLQVRFAPRETARPVAPAEVPSGAGPLESAQELAQGLTAEYHEQLARRTAAIGEGL; this is translated from the coding sequence GTGACTCGGGTTCTGCTGTATACGGGTAAGGGCGGGGTCGGCAAGACGACCTCCGCCGCGGGTACCGCGACGCTCGCCGCACTGCGCGGGCTGCGGACGCTGGTGCTGTCGACGGACGCCGCGCATTCGCTGTCGGACGCGTTCGACAGCGAGGTCGGCCCCGAGCCGACCGAGATCGACGACCTGCTGTTCGTCCAGCAGATCGACGCGCAGCGCAAGTTCGAGCAGTCCTGGGGCGACATCCAGAACTACCTGCGGTCGGTGCTGCACATGGTCGGCGTCGACCCGATCGAGGCCGAGGAGCTGACCGTGCTGCCCGGCGCCGCGGAGGTGCTCGCGCTGCTCGAGGTGCGCGACCACGTTCGGTCCGGGCGCTGGGACGTGATCGTCGTCGACTGCGCGCCGACCGCGGAGACGCTGCGGCTGCTCGGGCTGCCCGAGGCGCTGAACTGGTACCTGGACCGGATCTTCAACGCCGAGCGGAAGATGATGCGGACGTTCCGGCCCTTCATCAACCGCGGGGTCGGACTCAGCCGCGGGTCGAGCATCCCGATGCCGGACGACACCGTCTTCGACGCACTGCGGCGGTTGCAGAGCGACCTGGCGGACATCCGCACGCTGCTGGCCGGCCCGGACGCCTCGGTGCGGCTGGTGCTGACGCCGGAGGCGGTCGTGGTCGCCGAGGCACGCCGGTCGCTGACCAGGCTCTCGCTGTACGGGTACCGCGTGGACGGCGTCGTGGCCAACCGGGTCTTCCCGGCGGCCGGTGCGGACACCTGGCGGCGGCAGTGGGTCGCCGCGCAGCGCGGGATCCTGGAGGAGGTCGCGGACTCGTTCCGGCCGCTGCCGATCTGGGAGTCGCCGTACCGGGTCTGTGAGCCGGTGGGGGTCGAGGAGCTGGCCGCGTTCGCGGTGGAGATGTACGGCGGGGACGACCCGTTCGCCCGCGCCACCGATGAGACGTCGTTGTGGGTGGATCGCCACATCGACACCGACGGGCGGACGTACACGCTGACGATGCCGTTGCCGTTGGCATCGGCCAGTGAGCTGGAGCTGGCGCGGCACGGGGACGAGCTGATCATCACCGTCGGGTCGTACCGGCGGGTGCTGCCGCTGCCTGCCGCGCTGGCGCGTGGCGTGGTCGCTGGTGCACGGCTCGACGACGGACGGCTGCAGGTGCGGTTCGCACCGCGGGAGACCGCGCGGCCCGTTGCCCCTGCGGAGGTGCCGAGCGGGGCCGGGCCGTTGGAGTCGGCGCAGGAGCTGGCCCAGGGCCTGACAGCGGAGTACCACGAGCAGCTGGCTCGTCGTACCGCTGCGATCGGGGAGGGGCTTTGA
- a CDS encoding ornithine cyclodeaminase translates to MQVTETVEITGHLMDSGLLSRVLDDIRGYGGEYTLDKFDLGYDKDDPSTVRMTVGADDEESLQRLLMRIQTKGANLVDPGTPEITEVSQDGVFPDGFYSTTNLPTSVRLGGHWVLVQNPEMDCGLLVEGETVRTIPMSDVRAGMRIVTSAQGVRVTPPIVVDTEEGFGFMESDVSSEKPQRVLVKQVADGMREAKANGQKVLWVGGPGIVHTGAAPAMVAIVEAGYVDVLFAGNALATHDIESSLYGTSLGVDLSRGRGVEHGHEHHIRAINTIRKAGSIADAVQQGVLTSGVMHSLVRNGKKFVLVGSVRDDGPLPDVYTDVLEGQRAMRAELDGVGYCLMAATMLHSVATGNILPASMPLTCVDINPATVTKLADRGSSQARGIVTDVGLFIEHLARELSPEYADNK, encoded by the coding sequence GTGCAGGTCACCGAGACGGTCGAGATCACCGGCCACCTGATGGACTCCGGGCTGCTGTCCCGCGTCCTCGACGACATCCGCGGGTACGGCGGCGAGTACACGCTGGACAAGTTCGACCTCGGCTACGACAAGGACGACCCCTCCACGGTCCGGATGACGGTCGGCGCGGACGACGAGGAGTCGCTGCAGCGGCTGCTGATGCGGATCCAGACCAAGGGCGCGAACTTGGTCGACCCCGGTACGCCGGAGATCACCGAGGTCTCGCAGGACGGCGTGTTCCCGGACGGGTTCTACTCGACCACGAACCTGCCGACCAGCGTGCGGCTCGGCGGCCACTGGGTCCTGGTGCAGAACCCGGAGATGGACTGCGGTCTGCTCGTCGAAGGCGAGACGGTGCGGACCATTCCGATGTCCGACGTCCGGGCGGGAATGCGGATCGTGACCAGCGCGCAGGGCGTCCGGGTGACTCCCCCGATCGTGGTCGACACCGAAGAGGGCTTCGGCTTCATGGAGTCGGACGTGTCGTCGGAGAAGCCGCAGCGGGTGCTGGTGAAGCAGGTCGCGGACGGCATGCGCGAGGCGAAGGCGAACGGGCAGAAGGTGCTGTGGGTCGGCGGACCCGGCATCGTCCACACCGGCGCCGCGCCGGCCATGGTGGCGATCGTCGAAGCCGGGTACGTCGACGTGCTGTTCGCCGGCAATGCGCTCGCGACGCACGACATCGAGTCGTCGCTGTACGGGACGTCGCTCGGGGTGGATCTGTCCCGCGGGCGGGGCGTGGAGCACGGGCACGAGCACCACATCCGCGCGATCAACACGATCCGCAAGGCCGGGTCGATCGCGGACGCCGTACAGCAGGGGGTGCTGACGTCGGGCGTGATGCACTCACTGGTGCGGAACGGGAAGAAGTTCGTGCTGGTCGGATCCGTGCGCGACGACGGTCCGCTGCCGGACGTCTACACCGACGTCCTCGAGGGGCAGCGCGCGATGCGGGCCGAGCTGGACGGCGTCGGCTACTGCCTGATGGCCGCGACCATGCTGCACTCGGTTGCCACTGGCAACATCTTGCCGGCGTCGATGCCGCTGACCTGCGTGGACATCAACCCGGCGACCGTGACCAAGCTCGCCGATCGCGGTTCGTCCCAGGCGCGTGGCATCGTCACCGACGTCGGCCTGTTCATCGAGCACCTGGCCCGCGAGCTGTCACCGGAGTACGCCGACAACAAGTGA
- a CDS encoding alpha/beta hydrolase, producing the protein MPVQAHAEEIRSPGSGENAAVGVLLSHGFTGSPKSMRPLAEHLAAEGYGVAVPRLPGHGTNWQEMNKTGWPDWYAVLGNELERLRKEHDRVFLVGLSMGGCLVLRLAEEHGTDVSGLVLINPSVRTDDKRLALLPVLAKLVPSFPGISNDIKKPGADEGAYDRMPLRALLSLSQLWKLTRADLPKVTQPVLLFRSTVDHVVEPSSGRTVLSSISSRDVTETLLEDSYHVATLDNDAPRIFADSTAFIRRLSGNSDA; encoded by the coding sequence GTGCCAGTGCAAGCCCACGCGGAGGAGATTCGCAGTCCCGGCAGCGGGGAGAACGCGGCCGTCGGGGTCCTGCTCAGCCATGGGTTCACCGGCTCGCCGAAGTCGATGCGGCCGTTGGCCGAACACCTCGCCGCCGAGGGGTACGGCGTCGCCGTGCCGCGCCTGCCCGGTCACGGGACCAACTGGCAGGAGATGAACAAGACCGGCTGGCCGGACTGGTACGCCGTACTCGGGAACGAACTGGAGCGCCTGCGCAAGGAGCACGACCGGGTGTTCCTGGTCGGACTGTCGATGGGCGGCTGCCTGGTGCTGAGGCTGGCGGAGGAGCACGGCACGGACGTTTCCGGTCTGGTCCTGATCAACCCGTCGGTCCGCACCGACGACAAGCGGTTGGCGCTGCTCCCGGTGCTGGCCAAGCTCGTGCCGTCGTTCCCCGGCATCTCGAACGACATCAAGAAGCCGGGCGCCGACGAGGGCGCGTACGACCGGATGCCGCTGCGTGCGTTGCTCTCGCTGTCGCAGCTCTGGAAGCTCACCCGCGCAGATCTGCCCAAAGTCACTCAGCCGGTGCTGCTGTTCCGCAGTACTGTCGATCATGTGGTGGAGCCGAGCTCGGGGCGGACGGTGCTGTCCTCGATCTCGTCCCGCGATGTGACCGAGACCCTGCTCGAGGACAGCTATCACGTGGCAACCCTGGACAACGACGCGCCGCGGATCTTCGCGGACTCGACAGCCTTCATCCGGCGGCTGAGCGGTAACAGTGATGCGTGA
- a CDS encoding phytanoyl-CoA dioxygenase family protein → MPEISDAQREQFREQGYVVVPGVLTDEQLATGRRIVATMLERKPPEGVGAHFLWPRFGADGHPLLDFYRAVGLAELAGQLLRPELAVQDPDFAQVATTIPPWPHRPGGPHVDGITPGLDDGTPATFSMLAGLWLTGHDEPDRGNLYIWPGTHLRLGAYLAEHGADALARVDEMNPGPYPDVPLGAPIQASGPAGSVLFAHYLLAHNIGGHSGTADDVRRETLYYRLQATGHRERWREVVTDPLVEFRV, encoded by the coding sequence ATGCCGGAGATCAGCGACGCCCAACGCGAACAGTTCCGGGAGCAGGGGTACGTCGTCGTTCCCGGCGTACTGACCGACGAGCAGCTCGCGACCGGGCGCCGGATCGTCGCGACGATGCTGGAGCGCAAGCCGCCCGAGGGTGTCGGAGCGCATTTCCTGTGGCCGCGGTTCGGCGCGGACGGGCATCCGTTGCTCGACTTCTACCGGGCGGTCGGGCTCGCGGAGCTGGCCGGTCAGCTGCTGCGGCCGGAGCTCGCCGTACAGGACCCGGACTTCGCGCAGGTCGCGACCACGATCCCGCCGTGGCCCCACCGGCCCGGCGGCCCACATGTCGACGGGATCACGCCTGGTCTCGACGACGGCACCCCCGCGACCTTCAGCATGCTCGCCGGGCTGTGGCTGACCGGTCATGACGAGCCCGACCGCGGCAACCTGTACATCTGGCCCGGCACCCATCTCCGGCTCGGCGCGTACCTGGCCGAGCACGGCGCCGACGCCCTCGCCCGCGTCGACGAGATGAACCCTGGTCCGTACCCGGACGTCCCTCTTGGCGCGCCCATCCAGGCCAGCGGTCCGGCCGGCAGCGTCCTGTTCGCCCACTACCTGCTGGCCCACAACATCGGCGGCCACTCGGGCACGGCAGACGATGTACGCCGGGAAACCCTCTACTACCGTCTCCAGGCCACCGGCCATCGGGAACGCTGGCGTGAGGTGGTCACCGACCCGTTGGTGGAATTCAGGGTCTGA